A genomic stretch from Telmatocola sphagniphila includes:
- the acnA gene encoding aconitate hydratase AcnA: MSNSFGSKATLAVGGKNYTIYKISEVEKAFPQAAKLPFSLKILLENLLRKEDGLAVRKTDIEALAKWNPTAEPDAEIGFTPARTLLQDFTGVPCVVDLAAMRDAMARMGGDPAKINPLSPAELVIDHSVQVDDFGNANAFQHNSDLEFQRNQERYVFLRWGQTALDNFKVVPPETGIVHQVNLEYLARVVFVDKSNTAYPDTLVGTDSHTTMINGLGVLGWGVGGIEAEAAMLGQPVTMLIPQVVGFKLFGKLAPGSTATDLVLTITQMLRKKGVVGKFVEFFGEGLASLPLADRATIANMAPEYGATCGIFPVDAETLKFLRSSGRPEELVQLVEAYYKAQGLFHTKETPVASYTDTLELDLATVQPSLAGPSRPQDRVLVKDVKKSFQEALPKLLSAAKPKPSLPMASSEGNPEVTVPPGVLHHGSVVIAAITSCTNTSNPYVMVAAGLVAKKAAALGLQTKPWVKTSLAPGSKVVTDYLTESNLLPELEKLRFYVVGYGCTTCIGNSGPLPDAVSKEVAEKALVVSAVLSGNRNFEGRVHAEVRANYLASPPLVVAYALAGKIDIDWDAESLGKSSNGKDVYLKDIWPTHEEVGALVDKHVHRAQFEKIYADVFKGDPAWQALNVPEGKRFAWDDKSTYVKNPPYFDNMPKQPAAVKDIANARCLAVLGDSITTDHISPAGSIKKDSPAGKYLISHGVMPADFNSYGARRGNHEVMMRGTFANVRLKNLLAPGTEGGVTRHLPDGTEMSIFDASMKYQKDGVPLVILAGKEYGSGSSRDWAAKGAMLLGIKAVIAESFERIHRSNLVGMGVVPLQFVNGQNAASLGLSGEEIFEIHGIAAGILNNFESGRELSVKATKDGKVTEFKARVRIDTPQECLYYQHGGILQYVLRQLLAT, encoded by the coding sequence ATGTCGAACAGTTTTGGCAGCAAGGCCACACTCGCCGTAGGCGGGAAGAACTACACCATTTACAAGATCTCCGAAGTCGAAAAGGCATTTCCACAGGCAGCCAAGTTGCCGTTTTCGCTGAAGATTCTGCTCGAAAACCTGCTTCGCAAAGAAGATGGCCTGGCTGTTCGCAAGACCGACATTGAAGCTCTGGCTAAATGGAATCCAACCGCCGAACCCGATGCGGAAATCGGCTTCACCCCCGCCCGCACGCTCCTGCAGGACTTTACCGGCGTTCCCTGCGTAGTCGATCTCGCCGCCATGCGCGATGCGATGGCTCGCATGGGAGGCGACCCGGCCAAAATCAACCCGCTTTCCCCGGCCGAATTGGTGATCGATCATAGCGTTCAGGTCGACGATTTCGGCAACGCGAACGCTTTCCAGCATAACTCCGACCTCGAGTTCCAGCGAAACCAGGAACGCTACGTCTTCCTCCGCTGGGGTCAGACGGCACTGGACAACTTCAAAGTCGTACCACCCGAAACCGGCATCGTGCATCAGGTGAACCTGGAATACCTGGCCCGGGTAGTGTTCGTGGATAAGAGCAATACCGCTTATCCCGATACGCTCGTCGGGACCGATAGTCACACGACGATGATCAACGGCTTAGGCGTACTCGGTTGGGGCGTCGGCGGCATCGAAGCAGAAGCCGCCATGCTCGGCCAGCCCGTGACCATGTTAATTCCTCAGGTGGTCGGCTTTAAGCTTTTCGGCAAGCTGGCTCCGGGATCGACCGCAACCGATCTGGTACTGACGATCACGCAGATGCTCCGCAAGAAGGGGGTTGTCGGCAAATTCGTCGAATTCTTCGGCGAAGGTCTGGCTTCGCTGCCACTCGCCGACCGCGCGACTATCGCCAACATGGCGCCCGAATATGGGGCGACCTGCGGGATCTTCCCGGTCGATGCCGAAACTCTGAAATTCCTCCGTTCTTCGGGTCGGCCGGAAGAACTCGTTCAACTCGTCGAAGCCTATTACAAGGCTCAGGGCCTGTTTCACACTAAGGAAACCCCGGTCGCCTCGTATACCGACACTCTGGAACTTGATCTCGCCACCGTTCAGCCATCGCTCGCCGGTCCGAGTCGACCCCAGGACCGCGTGCTCGTCAAGGATGTCAAGAAAAGCTTCCAGGAAGCCCTTCCCAAGCTGTTGAGTGCGGCGAAACCAAAGCCGAGCCTCCCCATGGCCTCCAGCGAAGGCAATCCGGAAGTGACGGTTCCGCCCGGCGTTCTGCATCATGGCTCTGTGGTGATTGCCGCAATTACCTCCTGTACCAACACTTCAAATCCTTACGTAATGGTGGCGGCGGGGCTGGTGGCTAAAAAAGCCGCTGCTTTAGGCCTGCAAACCAAACCCTGGGTGAAAACTAGCCTGGCCCCCGGTTCGAAAGTGGTAACCGATTACCTGACGGAATCCAATCTGTTACCGGAGTTGGAAAAACTCCGCTTCTATGTTGTGGGCTACGGCTGCACCACCTGCATTGGAAACAGCGGTCCTCTGCCCGATGCAGTTTCCAAGGAGGTCGCCGAAAAAGCTTTAGTTGTTTCCGCAGTGCTCAGTGGCAATCGCAATTTCGAAGGCCGGGTTCACGCGGAAGTGCGAGCCAACTACCTCGCTTCGCCGCCGCTAGTCGTCGCGTATGCTCTGGCCGGGAAAATCGATATCGACTGGGATGCCGAATCGCTTGGCAAGAGTTCAAATGGCAAGGACGTTTACCTCAAGGATATCTGGCCGACGCACGAAGAAGTGGGAGCCTTGGTCGACAAGCATGTGCACCGAGCCCAGTTCGAAAAGATTTACGCCGATGTCTTCAAGGGCGATCCCGCCTGGCAGGCACTGAACGTACCCGAAGGCAAGCGCTTCGCCTGGGACGACAAATCGACCTATGTGAAGAACCCACCCTACTTCGACAACATGCCGAAGCAACCGGCTGCTGTAAAGGATATCGCCAACGCCCGTTGTCTGGCGGTGCTGGGAGATAGCATCACGACCGACCATATCTCTCCCGCGGGTTCGATCAAGAAAGACAGCCCAGCCGGGAAGTATCTCATTTCGCATGGCGTCATGCCAGCTGACTTCAACAGCTACGGAGCTCGTCGCGGTAATCACGAAGTGATGATGCGCGGCACTTTCGCCAACGTCCGGCTGAAGAACTTGCTGGCTCCCGGTACCGAAGGCGGCGTGACCCGCCATCTGCCGGACGGAACCGAAATGTCGATCTTTGACGCTTCGATGAAATACCAGAAAGACGGCGTGCCCCTGGTGATTCTGGCCGGTAAGGAATACGGTTCGGGCTCGAGCCGCGACTGGGCGGCCAAGGGGGCCATGTTGTTGGGGATCAAGGCCGTGATCGCTGAAAGTTTCGAGCGCATCCATCGTTCGAATCTGGTCGGTATGGGTGTGGTGCCGTTGCAGTTCGTCAATGGTCAGAACGCCGCTAGTCTCGGTTTAAGTGGTGAAGAGATTTTCGAAATCCATGGCATTGCGGCCGGGATCCTCAATAACTTTGAATCGGGCCGGGAACTTTCCGTGAAGGCCACCAAGGATGGTAAAGTCACCGAGTTCAAAGCTCGGGTTCGCATCGATACACCACAGGAATGCCTCTACTACCAGCACGGCGGCATTCTGCAATACGTGCTGCGACAGTTACTGGCCACGTAA
- a CDS encoding DNA repair helicase XPB has translation MPKKLTAEPSRSAAVQFDPTNPMIVQADRTILMEVNNPKYSAARDALAPFAELEKSPEHIHTYRISNLSLWNAAAAGLSAPEMVEVLRQFTKFPLPLNVPTDIEEVVSRYGRIKLVKHDESHLKLICEDKPLLEEITRQPKVRQYLGERVDSVSFLVDSAHRGIIKLALNQIGYPAEDVAGYVEGTPMEVDIIPVMKSGLPFTVRDYQRESADTFYAGGAARGGSGVIVLPCGAGKTIVGIVAMSLVKRSTLVLTTSITAVKQWHREILDKTNLRDNQISEYTGETKEINEVTIATYQIVTYRPDKDEDFPHFKLFEERDWGLIIYDEVHLLPAPVFRVTAQIQARRRLGLTATLVREDGREGDVFSLIGPKKYDVPWRELEQKGWIATASCTEIRIALPESVRMEYAVAEWRDKYRIASENPAKLDICDILLQRYKEQRVLIIGQYLKQLRDISKRFEIPIITGQTPNGEREELYRKFRFGEQRHLVLSKVGNFAIDLPDANVLIQVSGTFGSRQEEAQRLGRILRPKTNGEDAHFYSIVTRDTRELDFAQHRQLFLTEQGYSYEIKDAAEMMVTDSPG, from the coding sequence ATGCCGAAGAAACTGACCGCCGAACCGTCCCGTTCCGCCGCTGTGCAATTCGATCCGACAAATCCGATGATCGTGCAGGCGGATCGAACGATATTAATGGAGGTCAATAATCCCAAATATTCAGCGGCCCGGGATGCCCTGGCCCCTTTTGCCGAGCTCGAGAAAAGCCCCGAACACATTCACACCTACCGAATTTCCAATCTTTCGCTCTGGAATGCGGCCGCGGCGGGATTAAGCGCGCCGGAAATGGTCGAAGTTCTTCGGCAATTCACCAAGTTTCCCCTCCCCTTAAACGTCCCGACAGACATTGAAGAAGTCGTCAGCCGGTACGGCCGCATTAAACTGGTAAAGCACGATGAAAGCCATCTGAAGCTGATCTGCGAAGATAAGCCATTGCTAGAGGAAATCACTCGCCAGCCCAAAGTCCGCCAGTATCTCGGAGAACGGGTAGATTCGGTCAGTTTCCTGGTAGATTCGGCGCATCGCGGGATCATCAAGCTGGCTTTGAACCAGATCGGCTATCCCGCCGAGGATGTTGCAGGTTACGTCGAAGGCACCCCCATGGAGGTCGATATCATCCCGGTGATGAAATCGGGGCTGCCTTTTACGGTTCGCGATTACCAGCGAGAATCGGCCGATACTTTTTACGCCGGCGGTGCAGCCCGAGGCGGCAGCGGCGTGATTGTTCTCCCCTGCGGTGCGGGCAAAACGATTGTCGGCATCGTGGCCATGAGTCTGGTAAAAAGATCCACGCTCGTACTGACGACCAGTATCACGGCCGTGAAGCAATGGCACCGGGAAATCCTGGATAAAACCAACCTCCGGGATAATCAAATCAGCGAATACACTGGTGAAACCAAGGAAATCAATGAGGTGACGATCGCGACCTACCAGATCGTTACTTATCGACCCGATAAAGATGAAGACTTCCCGCACTTCAAGCTGTTCGAAGAGCGAGACTGGGGCCTGATCATCTATGACGAAGTCCACTTGCTCCCCGCCCCGGTTTTCCGGGTGACGGCGCAAATTCAGGCTCGACGTCGGCTGGGTCTGACAGCCACTCTGGTGCGGGAGGATGGTCGGGAAGGGGATGTTTTCAGTCTCATCGGCCCCAAAAAATACGATGTCCCCTGGCGGGAACTGGAACAGAAGGGCTGGATAGCCACGGCCAGTTGTACCGAAATCCGCATTGCGCTGCCGGAATCGGTGCGCATGGAATATGCCGTAGCCGAGTGGCGCGACAAATACCGCATAGCCAGCGAAAATCCGGCAAAACTGGATATCTGCGACATCTTACTGCAGCGATATAAGGAACAGCGGGTTCTGATCATCGGCCAGTATCTCAAGCAGCTGCGCGATATCAGTAAGCGCTTCGAGATTCCCATCATCACCGGGCAGACCCCCAACGGCGAGCGGGAAGAACTCTATCGCAAATTCCGTTTCGGCGAGCAGCGGCACCTCGTCCTCTCGAAAGTCGGCAACTTTGCCATCGACCTGCCCGACGCCAATGTCTTGATTCAAGTTTCCGGAACTTTCGGCTCCCGGCAGGAGGAAGCCCAGCGACTCGGGCGAATTCTCCGACCCAAGACCAACGGGGAGGATGCTCATTTTTATTCCATCGTAACCCGGGATACTCGCGAGCTGGATTTTGCCCAGCATCGCCAGCTTTTTTTGACGGAGCAAGGCTACAGCTACGAAATCAAGGACGCCGCCGAGATGATGGTTACGGATAGCCCGGGTTAA
- a CDS encoding MFS transporter: MSSPDSGSGKGFSLTEWLVLLVAVIGFAFDIYELLMLPVISGPALSELLRVPPEHPDISKWFGRINAAAAISGGIFGLLGGYLIDRFGRKRILGLSILVYGVSPVLAAFSTSPIELLIFRCTTFIGVCVEFVAAVAWLAELFPEPKKRESVLGITQAFSSIGGLMVSGMSLLLTRHGSSLPALPIDPPFDPHAAWRYTLISGLIPAIPIAIILPFLPESPVWRQRKAEGKLKRPSIGELFTPALRRTTIITTILFACAYGAAFGAIQLTPVQIAPGVPELAEQRKGLAPLRTQASELYKKFDATEPNSDARQEALAQIKGNLKEQRTFSAPINEFRSTAQLWQEMGGLVGRVIFAAIAIVILSRRAQLRMFLIPGLAIIPWFFFMGSQQSSDMLLFGIGAAALVTVAQLSYLGNYLPAAYPVHLRGTAGGFTANVGGRMIGGMMSFVTTGVILAEVKGYLPQGTTPFKIAAFSAGIMGTLMFLIALIASFFLPEPKATETELNAK; encoded by the coding sequence ATGTCTTCTCCTGATTCCGGTTCGGGTAAAGGTTTTTCCTTAACCGAGTGGTTAGTGTTGCTGGTCGCCGTGATCGGCTTCGCCTTCGATATCTACGAATTATTGATGCTGCCGGTGATCTCCGGTCCGGCCCTTTCGGAACTTCTCCGAGTGCCTCCGGAACATCCAGATATCTCCAAGTGGTTTGGCAGAATCAATGCCGCAGCTGCTATCAGTGGTGGCATTTTCGGTTTGTTAGGTGGGTACTTGATCGACCGTTTTGGCAGAAAGCGAATTCTGGGATTAAGTATTCTCGTCTATGGAGTTTCGCCTGTACTCGCGGCTTTTAGTACCTCCCCAATCGAATTATTGATCTTCCGATGCACGACCTTTATCGGAGTTTGCGTCGAATTCGTCGCGGCGGTAGCCTGGTTGGCAGAACTCTTCCCGGAGCCCAAAAAGCGAGAGTCCGTTCTGGGCATCACCCAGGCCTTCTCCTCCATTGGTGGGTTGATGGTCTCCGGAATGAGTTTACTACTCACTCGGCATGGATCATCCTTACCTGCATTGCCAATTGATCCTCCTTTCGATCCTCACGCGGCTTGGCGTTATACGCTTATCAGCGGTTTAATTCCGGCTATTCCCATTGCTATCATTTTGCCATTCCTACCCGAATCACCGGTATGGAGGCAAAGAAAAGCAGAAGGGAAATTGAAGCGGCCTAGCATTGGAGAATTGTTTACTCCGGCGCTTCGAAGAACGACGATTATCACAACGATCTTGTTCGCTTGCGCTTATGGGGCTGCTTTTGGGGCGATCCAACTAACTCCTGTTCAGATCGCTCCCGGTGTCCCCGAACTGGCGGAACAGAGAAAAGGTCTTGCCCCACTCCGAACTCAGGCATCAGAACTCTACAAGAAATTCGATGCAACCGAACCGAACAGCGATGCTCGCCAGGAAGCATTAGCTCAAATCAAAGGTAATTTGAAGGAGCAGAGAACCTTCAGTGCACCGATCAACGAGTTTCGTTCGACAGCGCAGCTCTGGCAGGAAATGGGCGGCCTGGTGGGGCGGGTCATTTTTGCGGCAATTGCCATCGTAATCCTTTCCCGTCGGGCGCAGCTTCGAATGTTCTTGATCCCTGGATTGGCCATCATTCCCTGGTTCTTCTTCATGGGGTCTCAGCAAAGCTCGGATATGCTGTTGTTCGGTATTGGGGCCGCCGCGCTCGTTACGGTGGCACAACTCAGTTATCTTGGGAATTATTTACCTGCGGCCTACCCGGTTCACTTACGTGGTACAGCGGGAGGATTTACAGCTAATGTCGGAGGTCGAATGATTGGCGGGATGATGAGTTTCGTCACAACTGGAGTCATTCTCGCCGAAGTTAAGGGGTATCTGCCTCAAGGAACGACCCCATTCAAAATAGCTGCTTTTTCCGCGGGAATAATGGGCACCCTAATGTTCTTGATTGCTTTGATCGCCTCTTTTTTCCTGCCGGAACCTAAAGCAACTGAAACGGAACTAAACGCCAAATAA
- a CDS encoding sialate O-acetylesterase, which translates to MRWRGLYALAILTFSGLAYARAEVKPHALFTDHMVLQQGKKIPVWGTATGDAKITVSINGKDYSTTAAKGSWKVEIDPVPVGGPYELKITSTEDGKTTTQTLKDVLVGEVWVCSGQSNMEMSLGSCHEADKSIQDSTNDKIRLFTVTKNTSETPLKTFKGGPTEDHTWVECNPKNTPRFSGVAYYFGSKLQKELGVPVGLIHTSWGGTPAEAWTSKESLDAVPALKHYHENLDKRIAAFDPEKAEEDYKKAMEKYEADLAKVKAENEGKEKKDQKPEPRKPNKRQKPGQGPNDPSRLYNAMIHPLLPFPVAGAIWYQGESNAGRAYEYRTLMPTLISDWRKAWNSDLPFFMVQLAPFTKIVSKPGPSNWAELREAQLLTTKALPKVGIAVITDVGDEVDIHPKKKQPVGERLAISALNIAYGKSVEPIGPEYKSFKIEGSKIVLSFDHLGGGLECKEDKLMGFSICGDDHKFVDADAKIEGDHVVVWSDTVSKPVAVRYGWANYPVVNLWGKSGLPATPFRTDEFPETTWPKK; encoded by the coding sequence ATGCGTTGGCGTGGCCTTTACGCTTTGGCAATCCTCACTTTTTCCGGTCTGGCTTATGCCCGGGCCGAGGTGAAACCGCATGCCTTGTTTACCGATCATATGGTCCTGCAGCAGGGAAAAAAGATTCCCGTCTGGGGAACTGCTACAGGCGATGCGAAAATCACCGTCAGTATTAACGGCAAAGACTACAGCACGACCGCTGCCAAAGGCAGCTGGAAAGTGGAAATCGATCCCGTGCCTGTAGGTGGCCCTTACGAATTGAAGATCACATCCACGGAAGACGGAAAAACGACTACCCAAACTCTGAAAGATGTTCTGGTCGGGGAAGTTTGGGTTTGCTCCGGTCAATCGAATATGGAAATGTCTTTGGGCTCGTGCCACGAAGCCGACAAGTCCATTCAGGATTCCACTAACGATAAGATTCGTTTGTTCACCGTTACCAAGAACACCTCAGAAACTCCTTTGAAAACTTTCAAAGGCGGCCCTACTGAAGATCACACCTGGGTTGAATGCAATCCAAAAAACACCCCGCGATTCAGCGGCGTGGCTTACTACTTCGGCAGCAAACTGCAAAAAGAACTCGGCGTTCCGGTAGGTCTCATCCACACCAGTTGGGGTGGTACCCCAGCCGAAGCCTGGACTTCCAAGGAATCGCTCGATGCAGTTCCCGCTCTGAAGCACTATCACGAAAATCTCGATAAGCGGATTGCCGCGTTCGATCCCGAAAAGGCCGAGGAAGATTACAAAAAAGCGATGGAAAAATACGAGGCCGATCTGGCGAAAGTAAAAGCCGAGAATGAAGGCAAAGAAAAGAAGGATCAGAAGCCGGAACCGCGTAAACCGAACAAACGTCAGAAACCGGGCCAGGGTCCGAATGATCCCAGCCGTTTGTACAACGCCATGATTCATCCCTTGCTGCCATTCCCGGTCGCCGGAGCGATCTGGTACCAGGGGGAATCGAACGCGGGCCGGGCTTACGAGTATCGCACTTTGATGCCGACGTTGATTTCCGACTGGCGCAAAGCCTGGAATAGCGACCTGCCATTTTTCATGGTGCAACTGGCCCCGTTCACCAAAATCGTCTCCAAGCCGGGGCCGAGCAACTGGGCGGAACTTCGCGAAGCTCAACTGCTGACGACCAAGGCCTTACCTAAAGTCGGTATTGCCGTGATTACCGACGTGGGAGATGAAGTCGATATTCACCCCAAGAAGAAACAACCGGTCGGCGAACGACTGGCCATTTCTGCTTTGAACATCGCTTACGGAAAATCGGTCGAACCGATTGGCCCTGAGTACAAGTCGTTCAAGATCGAGGGTTCGAAAATCGTTTTGAGCTTCGATCACCTGGGTGGTGGACTGGAATGCAAAGAGGACAAACTCATGGGCTTCAGCATTTGCGGAGACGATCACAAGTTCGTCGATGCGGACGCCAAGATTGAAGGCGATCATGTCGTCGTCTGGTCGGATACGGTATCCAAGCCGGTGGCCGTGCGATACGGCTGGGCGAATTATCCGGTGGTGAATCTCTGGGGCAAATCGGGCCTGCCGGCCACACCGTTCCGGACCGATGAATTCCCGGAAACGACCTGGCCCAAGAAGTAA